In one Silene latifolia isolate original U9 population chromosome 10, ASM4854445v1, whole genome shotgun sequence genomic region, the following are encoded:
- the LOC141607877 gene encoding uncharacterized protein LOC141607877: MGYLVGDFQNAFIPGRHISDNILLANEAIHKINSHKKGRNVSYQVLSCNMVRCQNRGDFKGVSLCSGEENLTHLLFVDDAVFFLQDQNNAASSLREVLDRYCRASGQVINEEKSGILFSPSTKLANARRCLKSLRIKGNKGLGKYLGLPTDLQESKRELFKGLIDQVMKRISSWNGIFLSPAGRFTLISSVLSNLSTYFLSVFKIPAMLAKHAWKIVSSHNSLLYRVFRKILVRTCNRSHILGRRNGNNLAWGARSILYGLEFVQHHIAWKPGLNSNLNVWTTKWVNGESPEQRNELLSLESVEFRNTEIRDLQNSFGTGEDLSWNEDLGRQLFAEESADRILAMPICGSQMTDKVFWLHNNKCEYSVKSGYGIIQNSYMERNGSNKDKTKLDNDDRSFCKSRLWQLPGPPMWKILVWRIITDTLSVGSNFAKRNFDLDHNCKLYNHDERVVETMEHLFRDCDVARRILACSDLGIRYDLRPTIGLAKWVINWIRYLDKMVGVEFRLVRFLATLWCLWSTRNRVLFRGEVFHPMMFLNSWTQVVKTVDRAMGKVKKAREKDDRTDHESSDESLTWTRDSSPIHMIGNLNACERIRVMVDGGWKSIDMAGIGWVALTGSGNRFYTNSKAIKAESALQTEAIGIKN; encoded by the exons ATGGGGTATCTTGTGGGAGATTTTCAGAATGCGTTCATTCCGGGGAGGCATATTTCTGATAATATTCTGTTGGCGAATGAGGCAATTCATAAAATAAACTCTCATAAGAAGGGAAGAAATG TTTCCTACCAG GTTCTCTCTTGTAATATGGTGAGATGTCAGAATAGAGGTGATTTCAAGGGTGTGAGTCTGTGTAGTGGAGAGGAGAATCTGACACATCTGTTATTTGTTGATGACGCGGTGTTCTTTCTCCAGGATCAGAATAATGCTGCTAGTTCTTTGAGGGAGGTTCTTGACAGATATTGTCGGGCCTCTGGGCAAGTTATTAATGAAGAGAAATCTGGTATTTTATTTAGCCCAAGTACGAAACTGGCAAATGCTAGACGATGCCTAAAAAGTCTCAGAATCAAAGGGAATAAGGGTTTGGGTAAATATCTTGGGCTTCCTACGGATTTACAGGAGTCGAAAAGGGAACTTTTCAAGGGTCTTATTGATCAAGTCATGAAGCGTATATCGTCGTGGAATGGAATTTTTCTGTCACCAGCGGGAAGGTTTACCTTAATTTCTTCTGTTCTATCAAATCTCTCCACTTATTTTCTATCGGTAttcaaaataccg GCGATGCTCGCTAAGCATGCTTGGAAAATCGTAAGTAGTCATAACTCTCTGCTATACCGTGTCTTCCGGAAAATATTAGTAAGGACTTGTAATCGGTCGCATATTTTGGGAAGAAGAAATGGCAACAATTTAGCTTGGGGTGCAAGGAGTATTctctatgggttggagtttgttCAACATCATATAGCTTGGAAACCGGGTTTAAATTCCAACTTGAATGTCTGGACGACTAAGTGGGTTAATGGGGAGTCTCCGGAACAGAGGAATGAGTTACTATCTTTGGAGTCGGTAGAGTTCCGCAACACTGAGATTAGGGATCTTCAAAACTCGTTTGGTACTGGGGAGGATCTTTCTTGGAATGAAGACCTTGGGAGACAACTCTTCGCGGAGGAAAGTGCGGACAGAATTTTAGCCATGCCTATTTGTGGATCGCAGATGACAGATAAAGTGTTCTGGTTACATAATAATAAATGTGAATATAGTGTCAAAAGCGGCTATGGCATTATTCAAAATTCCTATATGGAGCGAAATGGCTCGAACAAGGATAAGACAAAATTGGATAATGATGATCGATCCTTTTGTAAAAGTAGGTTGTGGCAATTACCAGGACCACCTATGTGGAAAATTCTCGTGTGGAGAATTATTACTGACACCCTATCGGTTGGTAGTAACTTTGCCAAAAGGAACTTCGATTTGGATCATAATTGCAAACTCTATAATCATGATGAGAGGGTCGTGGAAACAATGGAACATCTGTTTAGGGACTGTGATGTTGCTAGGAGGATATTGGCTTGCTCTGATCTTGGCATTCGATACGACCTCCGTCCGACTATTGGCTTAGCGAAATGGGTCATAAACTGGATTCGCTATCTCGACAAGATGGTTGGCGTGGAGTTCCGTTTGGTGCGCTTCCTTGCAACCTTGTGGTGCTTATGGAGTACTAGAAACAGAGTGTTGTTTAGGGGGGAGGTCTTTCATCCGATGATGTTCCTTAATTCTTGGACGCAAGTGGTCAAAACCGTAGACCGGGCAATGGGAAAGGTGAAGAAAGCACGAGAAAAGGATGATCGGACGGACCATGAGTCTAGCGATGAGAGCCTGACGTGGACTCGGGATAGTAGCCCTATTCATATGATCGGGAATTTGAATGCATGTGAGCGTATTAGGGTTATGGTTGATGGAGGGTGGAAATCTATTGACATGGCTGGGATTGGCTGGGTCGCTCTAACGGGATCTGGGAACAGGTTCTACACCAATAGCAAAGCGATTAAGGCTGAATCGGCTCTACAGACTGAGGCAATTGGAATTAA GAATTGA
- the LOC141605723 gene encoding putative protein arginine N-methyltransferase 1.2 — protein sequence MGRNKNKNPVHQSNENPDSNMSVDDETHGHGDAAESSSMVVVDDSAIPKDDRTSADYYFDSYSHFGIHEEMLKDVVRTKTYQNVIYKNDFLIKDKVVLDVGAGTGILSLFCAKAGAKHVYAVECSDMADMAKQIVESNGFANVITVLKGKIEEIDLPVPKVDIIISEWMGYFLLYENMLNTVLYARDKWLVGDGVIFPDIASLYLTAIEDADYKEDKIEYWNNVYGFNMSCIRKQAILEPLVDTVDQNQIVTNCHLLKTMDISKMSPGDASFTAPFKLVAERTDYIHALVAYFDVSFTKCHKPLGFSTGPRSRATHWKQTVLYLEDVISICEGEAIVGTMTVAQNKKNPRDVDVMLQYSFNGQHGRVSKTQSYKMR from the exons atgGGTCGTAACAAGAACAAGAACCCAGTTCACCAAAGCAATGAAAACCCAGATTCAAACATGAGTGTTGATGATGAAACTCATGGTCATGGAGATGCTGCAGAAAGCTCTTCAATGGTGGTAGTTGATGATTCTGCCATTCCTAAAGATGATAGGACCAGCGCAGATTATTACTTTGATTCTTACTCTCACTTTG GTATCCATGAA GAAATGTTAAAAGATGTTGTGCGAACCAAGACTTATCAAAATGTTATATATAAAAATGACTTTCTCATTAAGGACAAGGTGGTTCTTGATGTTGGTGCTGGGACTGGTATCTTGTCTCTTTTTTGTGCCAAAGCCGGGGCTAAACATGTATATGCG GTTGAGTGCTCGGACATGGCTGACATGGCTAAACAGATTGTCGAATCGAATGGATTCGCTAATG TGATAACGGTTCTGAAGGGGAAAATCGAGGAGATCGACCTTCCAGTTCCTAAAGTGGATATCATTATTTCAGAGTGGATGGGATACTTTCTTTTGTACGAGAATATGCTGAATACTGTTCTCTATGCCCGTGATAAGTGGCTA GTTGGAGATGGTGTTATATTTCCTGATATAGCATCTCTCTATTTGACGGCCATTGAGGATGCCGATTATAAAGAAGACAAGATTGAGT ATTGGAACAATGTGTACGGCTTCAACATGAGCTGTATTAGAAAACAAGCCATATTAGAGCCACTTGTTGATACAGTGGACCAAAATCAGATCGTCACAAATTGCCATTTACTGAAG ACGATGGACATATCGAAGATGTCTCCCGGAGATGCTTCCTTCACCGCCCCCTTCAAGCTTGTAGCAGAGCGCACTGACTACATTCACGCTCTAGTAGCGTATTTTGACGTATCATTCACAAAGTGCCATAAACCATTGGGCTTTTCAACAG GGCCGAGATCACGAGCCACCCACTGGAAGCAAACGGTGTTGTACCTTGAGGATGTAATATCAATATGTGAAGGGGAGGCTATTGTCGGAACAATGACAGTCGCACAGAACAAGAAGAACCCTCGGGATGTTGATGTGATGCTCCAATACTCGTTCAATGGCCAACATGGAAGAGTTTCGAAGACCCAGAGCTATAAGATGAGATGA